Genomic DNA from Microbacterium neungamense:
GAGGTCGAGCACCTCGCCCATGGCGCGGGTGAAGTGCAGCTGGCGACTATCGAGGGTGCGGGAGAGCGAGTCGCTGAGCCCGCGGCGGTACAGCAGGTGGGGCGCGTCGACGACCGCGAACGAGTCGGCGTGCAGGTGCAGCCGCCAGATCCAGGGGCGGTCCTCCGCGGTGAACAGCCCGTCGCGGAAGCCGGCCAGGCCGCGATCGAGCACCCTCCGGTGCAGCATGCCGGCCCACGCGTAGGGGTAGTCGACCATGCTCTTGTCGTCGACCGGGAGCACGGCCGTGCGCGGGTCGGCGACCACGCCGCGGGCGGTGAAGGGGGCGCGCACGAGCCTGCGCTCCGTCCGCTTCACGGTGACGTGATCCGTGCGCACGAAGTCGCAGCCGAGGTCTCGCAGCGCCGCGGCGAGCACCGGCAGGCGGGCGGGCTGCATCCAGTCATCGCCGTCGAGGAAACAGAACGCCTCCCCCTCGACGTGCGCGAGTCCCTGGTTGCGCGCGGTCGCCAGGCCGCGCGGATGCGGGTTGCGGATCACCTCGGCGTGATCGAAGCGCGCCGCGTACTGCCGCATGAGCGCGCCGGTGGCATCCGTGGACCCGTCGTCGATCGCGACCAGCTTCAGCGCCGACGGGTCGTCGAACTGGCGGGTGAGCGTCTCCAGCGCCGTGCCGATGTAGGCTCCGGCGTCCTTCGCGGGGACGATGACGGTGACGAGCGGCGCGGGCACCGGGTCATCGTGCCGAGGCCGTGTGACGCGAGCGCGACGCCGAGGTGAACGGGGAGTGACGGGCGGGGCGCGCGGGTACCGTTGTGCCCATGCATCCGCAGCCGCCCGCCGTCCCCTTCGACGCCCGTCCGCTGACCGAACCGGTCGATCCGCGGGCGGTCGCCGAGTTCGCGCGGGAGATGAGGCGGCGCACCCCGCCGTCCACCGCGGGGGTGGTGTTCACCGTCATCGCCGCGGTGTTCGTGGTCGCGGTCGCCCTGCCGGTCGTCGGCGCCATGACCGTGGTGCTCGCCACCGTCCTCAGCCACGGCGGCGACCTCTCCGCGCTCGCCGTGGTGCCGATCCTGCTCCTCGCACTGACGATCGTCGGGGGCGCCGTGTTCGGGGTCCTCTCCTGGCGCCGACGGCGGGAGCAGCGCTACCGGATCGCCCGGTTCGCCGCCGCGAACAACATGGTCTACGAGGACCGGATCGCCGATCCGCAGCTGCCGGGCATGATCTTCCAGCACGGCTCGGGACGGATGTCGACCTCGCTGGTCCGCGGGTTCCACCCGCGCTTCGTGGAGTTCGGGAACTACCAGTACACGGTGAAGCACGGCAAGAGCTCGACCACGTACCACTGGGGCTATGTGGCGGTGAGGCTCGACGTTCCGCTGCCGAACATCGTCCTCGACGCGGTCGGCAACAACACCCTCGGCTCCAACCTGCCGGCCTCCTTCTCCAAGGATCAGCGTCTCTCGCTCGAGGGCGACTTCGACCGGTACTTCACGCTGTACTGCCCGCGCGGCTACGAGCAGGACGCCCTCTACCTGTTCACGCCCGACATCATGGCGCGCTTCATCGACCACGCCGCCGAGCTCGACGTCGAGATCGTGGACGACTGGATGTTCCTCTACATGCGCCGCCCGGTGTCCACCACCGACCCGGCGACCTGGGCGTGGCTGTTCGGGATCGTCGGGGCGCTGATGACCAAGTTCGATCAATGGGCGCGGTGGCGGGACGAGCGTCTGCGTGCGGCCCAGGCATCCGCCCCTCCCGCGTCGACAGATGCCGGGCCGCAGAAGCCCCTGCCGTTCGCACCGCCCGCCGGCATGATCACGCCGCCCCCTCCCGGGGTCGCGCCGGAAGGGCGGCGGCTGAAGAAGAGCACCTCGTGGGTCACGATCCTGGTGTTCATCCTCATGATCGTCGGCTGGGTGTGGATGCAGTTAGACCACTGACTCCGGTTCCGTGATGGAGCCCGGTTCGGTCGCGGAGCCCGAAGTGCTCCAGCTCGGCCTCGTCGAGCATCCGGGAGCGGATGAGGAACCGCTTGCCGGTCGGGCCCTCGACGCTGAACCCGGCACCGCGCCCCTCGACGACGTCGATGGTGAGGTGCGTGTACTTCCAGTACTCGAACTGCGCCTCCGACATGTAGACCTCGATCGGGTCGATCCCCTCGATCTCGAGACGGCCGAGCAGCACGTCGCTCGGCCCGACGAGGAACATCCCGACCGGGTAGCACATCGGGGACGACCCGTCGCAGCATCCACCGGACTGGTGGAACATGAGCGGCCCGTGCTGCGCGGTCAGGTCGCGGATGAGGGATGCCGCGGCATCCGTCACGTCGACCCGCTGATAGGCGCCGATGCTGACCATGTTGACGACCCTTCGCCGTTCGGTCGTTGAGCGAGGAGCGAAGCGACGAGACGAAACGCCTCCGTCCGGGTGCGTTTCGTCTCGCTTCGCTCGCTCAACGCAGGGGTGGATGCGGATCAGAAGAAGCCCATCGGACCTTCGGCGTACGACACCAGCAGGTTCTTCGTCTGCTGGTAGTGCTCGAGCATCATCCGGTGGTTCTCGCGGCCCACACCCGACTGCTTGTACCCGCCGAACGCGGCGTGCGCGGGGTACTGGTGGTAGGTGTTCGTCCAGACGCGGCCGGCCTGGATGGCCCGTCCGGCGCGGTAGGCGGTGTCGCCGTTGCGGCTCCACACTCCGGCGCCGAGCCCGTACAGCGTGTCGTTGGCGATCGAGATGGCCTCGTCGAAGGTGCTGAAGCTCGTCACCGACAGCACCGGGCCGAAGATCTCCTCCTGGAAGATGCGCATGTCGTTCGTGCCCTCGAACACCGTCGGGGTCACGTAGTAGCCCTCACTGAGGTCGCCGCCGAGGTCGGCGCGCTCCCCGCCCGCGAGCAGCTTCGCGCCGCCTTCCTTGCCGATGGCGATGTACGACAGGATCTTCTCCAGCTGATCGTTGGACGCCTGCGCCCCGATCATGGTCTCCGGGTCGAGCGGGTTGCCCTGCTTGATGCGCGAGACGCGCTCGAGCCCGTCGGAGAGGAACGAGTCGTAGATCGACCGCTGGATGAGCGCGCGCGACGGGCACGTGCACACCTCACCCTGGTTCAGCGCGAACAGGGTGAAGCCCTCGAGAGCCTTGTCGTAGAACGGATCGGCGGTGGAGGCGGCGACGTCCTCGAAGAAGACGTTCGGGCTCTTGCCGCCGAGCTCCAGGGTGACCGGGATGATGTTCTGCGACGCGTACTGCATGATCAGTCGGCCGGTCGTGGTCTCGCCGGTGAACGCGATCTTGCGGATGCGCTTGTGCTGCGCCAGCGGTGCCCCCGCCTCGATCCCGAACCCGTTCACGATGTTCACCACACCCGCGGGGAGCAGGTCGCCGATGATGTCGAACAGGAACATGATGGATGCCGGCGTCTGCTCGGCCGGCTTGATGACCACGCAGTTGCCCGCGGCGAGCGCCGGGGCCAGCTTCCACGTCGCCATCAGGATCGGGAAGTTCCACGGGATGATCTGCCCGACGACGCCGAGCGGCTCGTGGAAGTGGTACGCCACCGTGTTCTCGTCGAGCTGGCTGATCCCGCCCTCCTGGGCGCGGAGAACGCCGGCGAAGTAGCGGAAGTGGTCGACGGCGAGCGGGATGTCGGCGGCGAGCGTCTCGCGCACCGGCTTGCCGTTCTCCCACGTCTCGGCGACCGCGATCCGCTCCAGGTTCTCCTCGATGCGGTCGGCGATGCGGTTCAGGATGACGGCCCGCTCCGCGGGGCTGGTCCTCCCCCACGTCTCGAACGCCTTCCAGGCGACATCGACGGCGCGGTCGATGTCCTCGGCGGTGCCGCGGGCGACCTCGCAGAACGGCTTGCCGTTGACCGGGCTGATGTTCTCGAAGTACTGGCCCTTCACCGGCTCGACGAACTCGCCGCCGATGTAATGGCCGTATCGCGGACGGTACTGGGCGATCGACCCGGGCTGCCCGGGGGCGGCGTACGCGGTCGACACACTCTCTTCGACGATGGTCATGGCGTCTCCTTCGACTGTCCTTCGACTGCCCGCGGCATCCGCGCCGCAGGTTCCGTGTGGGTCGACGATAGGCCGCGCGACGTTGCGGCCCGGTGCGCAACGTTGCATCCGGTTGCGGGCGCTGGGCCCTTCCCGCGATTCGAACGGGTCAGCCGCCGAGGCGCTGGATGCGGCTGACCAGCCCGGCGCGCTTCGGCGAGCGCGCGGGCAGCATCTCCAGGCACAGCCGCAGCACCTCGAGGTCCTCGGCGCCCTCCGGGATGTCGGCGTAGGCGAGCAGCACGTCCACGCTCGCCTCGGTCAGCATCGTCTCGCGCAGGGTGGCCTGCACCGTCTGCCGGAACTCCTCCACGCCGGGCGCGACCGAGTCGGGCAGCACCGGGCCCGGGTACGCCGACAGCGCCACCCGGTGGGCACCGCGGTCGAGCAGGGACAGCACGTTCTGGGCATCCGTCTCCAGCGGCATCGCGAGCCGGTAGGGGCGCGACTGCGGCACCAGCTGCGGAGACAGCCGCTCGAGCACCTTCCGCAGCCGGACCATCTCTGGCCGCAGCGTGTCCGGCGACGCGTCCTCGCCGTAGACCAGCTCGCTCAGCCGCTCCGCCGACACGCCCTGGCGATGCACGGCGAGCATGAGCAGGATCTCGGCGTGCCGGGCGCTGAGCTCGATCACCGTCTCGCCGTCGGATGCCGCGACCTCGAGGCGTGCGCGGTCGCGCCCGAGCACCTGGAGCATCGCACGTTCCGGCTCCTGGTGGCGGCGCCCGCCGGCGCGGGGGGCGGTCGTTCCGGGCGCCTCGGCGCGGGCGCGGAGCCGGGCGACGAGGAGTTCGGCCTCGACCGCGCGGACGGTGGCGTCCACCAGCATCCGCGCCTGCGGCGTGACGGCCTCGCTGCCGCCGGTGACGTCGATGACGCCGAGGATGCGCCGGGTCTCCGGGTCGAACACCGGTGCCGCGGTGCAGGACCACGGCTGCACGAGCCGGTTGTAGTGCTCGGCCTGGTGGATCTGCACCGACTCGCCGAGCGCGATCGCGGTGCCGGGCGCGGCGGTGCCCACCGACGCCTCCGACCAGTTCGCCCCCTCGACGAAGCCCATGTCGCCGGAGAGCACCCGCTGCCGCAGATCGCCCTCCACCCACAGCAGCCGGCCGGCGTGGTCGCCGACCGCGACGATGACGCCGGAGTCCTCGGCGGAGCCGGGCAGCAGCAGGTTTCGGATGAGGTCCATGGCGCCGGCCAGCGGATGCCCGCGGCGGTACTCCTCGAGCGCCTCGCGGGTGAAGTCGAGCGGCGGCAGGCCCTCGGCGCCGACGCGACTGCGCCACGCCCGCTCCCAGGAGGCGCGGACGAGCGGACGCACCTGCTGCAGGCGGCTGTCCTCGAAGTTGCCCGCGACCAGCTCCTCGTGCGCGCGCTCGATCAGCAGGCGCGACGCCTCGGGCGAGATGTCGCGGGACGAGGACCACGGGGATGCCACGGCTGCTCCCATCGGCGCTGACGGCGGTGTGCCCAGTCTAAGTCGCCGCCACAGGCCGCGGACCCTCCGGCGCCCGCCGCTCGAAGCGGGCGGCCGGCCAAGGGCTGAAAGCCTCGGTCAGCCGCGGGCGGCCCACCACTCCCGGAGCCGCTGCTCGGCGGCGTCCGGGCCGATGACGCCCTCGTCGAGCCGCAGATCGAGCAGGAAGCGGTACGCCTCGCCGACCTCGCGCCCCGGCGGGATGCCGAGGATCTCCTGGATCCGGTTGCCGTCGAGTTCGGGGCGGATGCTGTCCAGCTCCTCCTGCTCGCGCAGCTCGACGATCCGGCGCTCGATGTCGTCGTAGGCCGCAGCGAGCCGGGCGGCTTTGCGGCGGTTGCGGGTGGTGACGTCAGCGCGGACCAGGATGTGCAGCCGCTCGAGCAGATCCCCGGCGTCGCGCACGTACCGGCGCACGGCGCTGTCGGTCCAGGCGCCCTCCGCGTAGCCGAAGAAGCGCAGGTGCAGTTCGATGAGCTTCGCCACGGCATCCGTCGTCTCGCCGTCGAACCGCAGCGCCTGCATCCGCTTGCGGGCCATCCGGCCGCCGACGACGTCGTGATGGTGGAAGGTGACGCCGCCGCCGGGCTCGAGCTTGCGGGTGCGCGGCTTGCCGATGTCGTGCAGCAGCGCGGCCAAGCGCAGCGGCACGTCGGGGGCCGCGCCCGGGTTGCGCCGGTGCTCGAGCTCGATCGCCTGGCGCACCACGGTGAGCGAGTGCTCGTAGACGTCCTTGTGGTGGTGATGCTCGTCGACCTCGAGACGCAGGGCGCTGACCTCCGGGAGGAACTCCTCGATCAGCCCGGTCTCGACCAGCACGCGGATGCCGCGGACCGGGTCGTCCGTCTGCATCACCCGCACGAGCTCGCCCTGGATCCGCTCCGGACTGACGATGCTCAGCGTCCCGCGCAGCTTCTCGATCGCGCGCTCGGTGGCCTCCTCGACGCCGAAGCCGAGCTGGGCGCTGAAGCGCGCCGCGCGCAGCATCCGCAGCGGGTCGTCGCCGAAGCTGACCTCGGGATCGATCGGGGTGCGCAGGGTGCCGGCGAGGAGGTCCTCGACGCCGCCGGCCGGGTCGACCAGCTTGATGTCGGGAACCCGGAGGGCCATCGCGTTCACGGTGAAGTCGCGACGGAGCAGGTCGCCCTCGATGCTGTCGCCGAACTCGACGACCGGCTTGCGGGTGACGCCGTCGTAGCTGTCGGCGCGGTAGGTGGTGATCTCGACCTGCTCGCCCTGGACCCGCGCGCCGATCGTGCCGAACGCCCGCCCGATGTCCCACTGCGCGGTGGAGATCGGGGTGACGATCCGCAGGATGTCGTCGGGACGGGCATCCGTGGTGAAGTCGAGGTCGTGCGTCACCCGGCCGAGCAGGGCGTCGCGCACCGGACCGCCGACGATCGCCAGCTCGAAGCCGGCATCCGCGAACGCCCGCGAGAGGGTGGCGACGACCGGGTTCTCGGCGAGCGCGCCGAGACGGGCGAGGCCGTCGGCCATGTTGAGCATGGGTTCCAGGGTACCGGGGTGCGGAAGCGGGACCCGCGCGCGGATGCCGGGAACGGCCCGCCGGGCGCCGAGGCATCGGCAGTCAGCGGAGTGTGAACCAGCCGAGCGCGGCGCCGTAGAACGGCAGCAGCACGAGAAGCGCGACTTCCAGGAGCGCAGCGACCATGATCGTGGTCCAGGCGCCGGTGATCAGCGCGCGGCCGGTGTCCTCTCGCCCGCGCCGCTGCCAGGTGGCGATCAGAGCGAGCACCACGGCCACCGGCGGGACGATGCTCATGACGATGCTGGCGGTGGCGAAGATCCGCCACGGTTCGGGCTCCGCCTTCGGTGTGGACTGCGCCAGCCGCTCGGCCCGCGCGCACAGACCCGCCCGCGCGTACGCCAGCACCGGCGGCGAGACCCGCTTCGGGCCCCGGGGCAGGGTGAGAAGTGCCACAGTCACCACTGCGGGGACGGCGATCAGAAGCCCGTACACGACACCGGCGAAGTACCGCGCGAGGTCACTGCCGGTACTTGCCGACATCGACACCGTCGCTCCTTCGAGGACGACAACCACCGCGATCAGTGCAGGGGGCAGGAGCACCGTAACGGCGTCGAGCACCCGTGCCTGCAGCGCCGCGGGGATCACCTGCACAGCGGTCGCCACCGCAAAAGCGGTGACGATGGTTGCGAAGACGGCGAAGACGACCGTCGCCCCGGCGTGGGGCACGAGGGTGTGAGCGATCCACGAGCACAGCGCGATCACGATCGCCCCCGCGAGTCCGCCCTGGACGATCAGAGACACCGTCGGATGCGGGTCGATGCGTCCTGGAATACGCGTGATCGCCGTCCGAATCCGGTCCAGTTCCTTCTCGTTGCGGACGCTCGGGAGGCTGAGGCGTTCCGCCTGGGTCTCGGCGAGTGTGGCGGCATCGGCGGCGATGAGCATGGCCAGGGTGGCACCGGCAGGAACGCCGAACAGGCGGACCACGTCGAGAGCCCCCGGGATACTGGCGACGAATGCGTTCGCACAGGCGGACAGCGCAACGAAGGCCGACGCCAGCGCCACGATCGCGGCGACCCGCCCCCAGAACTGCCGCTGCGCCACAGCGTCCTCGGGTTCGGTGCTCTCGCGATCGCGCGGCATCCGCAGGAGCACCTGCAGCGCAATGGATGCCGGGAGAAGAACCGCGAGCGCCGCACCTCCCTGCTCGACGGCGATCGTCGGCGGCGAGACCGGCGTGGCTCGATCACCGCCCAGCCGGGAAAGCCCCGCGACGATCGCGAGCATGCCGACGAGGAGTCCCCCGGTGAGGATGGCACGGGTTGTGGTGCGGCGGAGCGAGCGCGAGTACGCCGTCTCCGCGAAGACGACTGCCTCGGCAGCCGTCCCTCCCTGAGTCGTGCGGCGGCTCGGCATCCCCCCGATGCCGCCGACGGTGCTGTTGGTGCTCATCTGAGCCTCCCTCCGAATCGATGTGAGGGAAGGTAGCGGGTGCCGCGGACATCGTCCCGGTTCCCGCACGCGTGACTCAGACCGGGTCGCCCTGCACCGGCCCCTCGGTGTTCGGCTTCCAGCCCAGCGCGGGCGCCACGTGCTCGGCGAACGCCTGGAGCACGTGCAGGTTGTAGTCCGGTCCGAGCTGGTTCGGAATGGTCAGCATCAGGGTGTCCGCCGCCATCACGGCCTCGTCGGCGCGGAGCTGCTCGATGAGCACATCCGGCTCGGCGGCGTAGGTCTTGCCGAACGTGGACCGGAGGCCGTCGATGATGCCGATCTGGTCGTGGCTCTCCTCCGAGCGCAGCCCGAAGTAGGCCCGGTCGATGTCCGACACCAGCGGGAACACGCTGCGGCTCACCGACACCCGCGGCGCGCCGGTGTGCCCGGCCCCGGCGTACGCGGCGCGGAACAGATCGATCTGCTCACGCTGCAGCTCGTGGAACGGCTGCCCGGTCGCCTCGGTGACGAGCGTCGAGCTCATCATGTTCAAGCCCTTGCGGCCGGTCTGCTCCGCGGTCGCGCGGCTGCCCGAACCCCACCAGATGTGCTCGCGCAGCGTGGGCGACTGCGGCTCGATGTGCAGATACTTCCCGGGGCCGACCATGCGCGGGTCGCCGGGCGCGATCCGCTCTCCGTCGATCGCGCGAAGGAACAGGTCGAACTTCTCCCGGGCGAGCACGCTGCCGCGCTCGACGTCCTCGGCATCCGTGTATCCGAAGGCCTCGTAGCCGCGCAGCGCGGTCTCGGGTGAGCCGCGGCTGATGCCGAGCGCGATCCGGCCGCCCGAGATGAGGTCGAGGGATGCCGCCTCCTCGGCCAGCTGCAGCGGGTTCTCGTACCGCATGTCGATCACCCCGGTGCCCACCTCGATCCGCGAGGTGCGGGCGGCCATCGCGGCCAGCAGCGGCATCGGCGATGCCGCCTGGCGCGCCCAGTGATGCACCCGCACGTAGGCGCCGTTCACGCCGATCTCGTCGGCGCCCTCCGCGATCTCGATGGTCTGGCGCAGCATGTCGCCGGCGGTGCGCGTGACCGAACCCGGCACGTCGGCGTAGTGCCCGAAGGAGAGGAATCCGAAAGCTCTCATGATCTATGCGAACGCATACAGCACGCCAGGCATTCCGCTCAGGATGCCGGGACGAGGATCCCGTCGAGCATGAGGGTGCGGATGCGGGGCTCGAGATCCGCCCACAGTTCGGGCAGCGGCACGTCGAACAGCTCCGCGAGCGCCGCGGCGATCTGCGACACGGTGAGCTCGCCGTCGCACGCTCCGACGAAGGCGGCCAGCGCGGGGTCCACCGGCACCGTGCGCGCGAAGCCGCCGCCCTGGCGCAGCTCGATGACGCTCGGGTCGTCCTCCCCCGGCAGGTGGTGGCGGGCCTCGGTCACGTCCGCCGCGACGTGCAGCACGAACGGGATGCCCGAGGCGAGGAGGTCGTGAGCGGCGAGGCCGTCGCGAAGCGCCCGTCCGACGCCCGACACCGGCTGGGCGACGTGCTCGAAGCGCCGCAACGGCGCGGCATCCGTCGCGGTGGGGCGGCGAAGGAGGATGTAGCCGAAGCCGACCGCGGTGACGCCGCGCTCGGCGAAGTCGTCCAGCCAGGCGGTGAGCAGGGTGACGAAACCCGGGTCGCGCGGCAGCATGCCGCCGTCGCGGATCCAGAGCTCGGCGTACGCCAGCGGCGACAGCTCCTCGCGCTCGACCACCCAGGCGTCCAGATCGTCGGCGACCCAGGTCGCGACGCGGTTCAGCCCGGACGCGGCGCCCGCCGAAGCGTCGATCGTCCTCGAAGCCCCCTCCGCACGCGACTCCCAGTTGCCGAGCAGCTGCGCGATGCCGCCGGGAGCCAGGTGCGCGGGCACCTCGCGGACGAACCGCTCGACGAGGGCGTCCCCGACGAGCCCGCCGTCGCGGTACTCGTAGTTCGGCACGCCGGATGCCCGCGGCGTGATCACGAACGGCGGATTCGACACGACGAGGTCGAACGCCTCCCCGGCCACCGGCTCGAACATGCTGCCGTGCCGGAACTCGATGTTCCGCACCCCGTTCAGCTGCGCGTTGAACGCGGCGTATGCGAGAGCGCGCTCGGAGACGTCGGTCGCCACCACCGTGCCGGCACGCCGGGAGACGAGGAGGGCCTGGATGCCGCATCCGGTGCCGAGATCGAGGGCGCGATCCACTGTGATCGGCACGAGGATCTCGGCGAGCGTGCGCGAGGCGCCGCCGACGCCGAGGACGTGGTCCGCCGGCAGCGCACACCCCAGCGCGACCTCGTCGAGATCGCTCGCGACCCACCATTCGCCCACGCCGTCGGCGTCCACGAAAGACTGCGGCCGGATCACCGCCAGTGGCACCACCTTCGCGCCGTCGATGCGCGCCAGACCCAGGGCGGTGAGCCCGTCGACGCCCAGCCGCTGCAGGGCGCGCTCCACCGCGGCGAGCGGTTGCGGCATGCCGAGCACGAACAGCCGACCCAGGGTCGGCAGCGGATCGTCGCGCAGCGCCAGCGCCCGCAGGATCGGCTCGCGCAGTCCGCGGGCGAGCGCGTCGTCGGCCTCCGCGCCCCACAGTCGGCGAAGCGGATCGGAGCGGAAGTCGCACGCGTCGAGATCGGCGGCGAGCGCGAGGGCGAGCCGTTCGTCGGGGCGGGGCTGAGCACGGTCCGGCACGGCCGTCACTCTACGCGCCTTCAGGGTTTCGAGGGGCGTGCCGCCTAGAATCGGGACCGTCGACACTCACCTCCCCGGGGTGTTCGAGGAAGATCCTATGACCGCGACCATCCCCCGATCCGGCCTGCGCACGCGCGCGCAGCGGCTGCTGAGCCGCCTCGCGGCGGTGCTTGTCGTCGGCGGGATCGTGTTCGGCGGCACCCCGGCGGTCGCCGCGACCGAGGAGGACGAGACCGCGGATGCTGCGACGGCGCAGATGCACCTGAACGCCGGCACCACGGTCACCGCCGGAGCGCCGCTGCTCGCCACGGTCACGCTCGAGACGCCGGCCGGCACGACGCTCAGCGCGGGCAGCATCCGGCTCGAGATCTCCCGCACCCCGCTCGCCGATGGCGCCGCCCTCGACGCCTGGCTCGACGAAGGGTCGACGGATGCCCGGCTCGACGCCGTCGCCGACCAGCCGACCGCCGCGGTGGCGGAGGGGTCGACCTCGTCCTCGAGCATCGTGGTGTCGACGGCCGACCTCGGCCTCAGCGCACCCGGCGTGTACCCGGTGCGCGCGACGCTCACCGGGTCGACGGCCGACGGCGAGGGCGATCCCATGCCCGCGGAGCTGACCGCCACCACGGTCGTCACCGTGCCTCCGGCCGCCGCGCCCGCCGTTGCGGTGATGGTGCCGATCACGGCCACGCCCGAGGACGGCTCGCTGCTCACCGCGGACGAGGTCGCCGAGCTCACCGAGCCGGAGGGCGCGCTGACCCAGCAGCTGGACGCGGTGAGCGGCACGAGCGCCGTCATCGCGGTGGACCCGGCGATCGCGGCATCCGTCCGTCGGCTCGGCACGCGCGCACCGGCGTCGGCCGTCGACTGGCTGGCCCGGCTGGAGGCCCTGCCGAACGAGACGTTCACGCTGCTCTTCGCCGATGCGGATGCCACGGTGCAGGCGCAGACCGGCCGGCCCGCGCTCCTCGAGCCCGGCGACCTCACGGCGCTGCTCGACCCCGCCGACTTCGCCTCCGCATCGCCGACCCCGACGCCGTCGCCCTCCGCGACGCCGGGGACGGATGCCGACGACCCGGCGCTGCCGGACGCCGCCGAGCTCACCGCCATCCGCGGCGCGGACCCCGGCATCCTGTGGCCCACGGCCGACGTGACCGACGGCGATCTGGCCGCCTTCGGCGCGTACCTCGGCGACCAGGTCGCCACGGTGCTGCCGTCCACGTCCGTGGACGGGTATGCGGGCGGGCACGCCGCGGTGGGCGCGCGCGAGCTGCTGGTGACGGATGCCCGGGCCTCGGCCCGGCTCTCCGCCGCGGTGGAGGAGACGGAGGATGCCGTGCGCGACCGCGATCTGGCCGCCGCCGCCGGGCATCTCTTCTTCGCCTCCGGTTCCGGGGCACCGGTGCTGGTCGGCCTCGACCGCTCCGAGACCCGCACCGCGGAGGCGCTGCGCGCCGCGCTCACCAGCATCGCCACCCCCGGTGCCGGCCTGGCCGCGGTCCGCTCCGCCGCGCCGGCCGCGGTCACGCTCACGGGTGAGCCGGATGCCGAGCGGCAGGCCGCCCTGACCGCACTGCTCGAGGACGAGCAGAAGCTGGTCCCGTTCTCCTCCGTGCTCGAGGAGCCGGAGCTGATGCTGGTGCCGGAGCGCATCCGGATCCTGCGTCTCACCGGCGTGGGCCCGACCGACGAGGAGCTCGCCGTCGCGCTGCAGACGCACCGCGAGTCCACCCGTGCGACGCTGGGCGCGGTGAGCATTCAGAAGCCGTCCGCGATCCAGCTGTTCACCGCGGCGGCGCCGCTGCCGGTGTGGGTGCGCAACGACCTGCCCTGGCCGGTGCGGGTGACGCTCACCACGCAGCCCAGCGACCCGCGGCTGAAGGTGCAGCGCACCACCGAGGTGAAGGCCCTCGCCGCCAGCAACACGCGGGTGACCGTGCCGGTGGAGGCCCGGGTCGCCAGCGGAGAGCTGCGGGTGGAGTTCCGCCTGCACAGCCCGACCGGGGTGCCGATCGACGTGCCGCAGTCCGCGCGGGTGACGCTGCGGGCCGACTGGGAGGGCATCGGCCTGGTCGTCCTCGGCGGCATCATCGTGGTGCTGCTCGGCCTGGGCGTGCTCCGCACCGTGCTGCGCAAGCGCCGGGAGGCGCGGCAGGCGGAGGAACCGGCACCCGGGAACCCGCCGGGAACCTGACGTCACCCGCCCGGTCGCGGGAATGCCC
This window encodes:
- a CDS encoding LLM class flavin-dependent oxidoreductase, giving the protein MRAFGFLSFGHYADVPGSVTRTAGDMLRQTIEIAEGADEIGVNGAYVRVHHWARQAASPMPLLAAMAARTSRIEVGTGVIDMRYENPLQLAEEAASLDLISGGRIALGISRGSPETALRGYEAFGYTDAEDVERGSVLAREKFDLFLRAIDGERIAPGDPRMVGPGKYLHIEPQSPTLREHIWWGSGSRATAEQTGRKGLNMMSSTLVTEATGQPFHELQREQIDLFRAAYAGAGHTGAPRVSVSRSVFPLVSDIDRAYFGLRSEESHDQIGIIDGLRSTFGKTYAAEPDVLIEQLRADEAVMAADTLMLTIPNQLGPDYNLHVLQAFAEHVAPALGWKPNTEGPVQGDPV
- a CDS encoding DUF7059 domain-containing protein, with protein sequence MTAVPDRAQPRPDERLALALAADLDACDFRSDPLRRLWGAEADDALARGLREPILRALALRDDPLPTLGRLFVLGMPQPLAAVERALQRLGVDGLTALGLARIDGAKVVPLAVIRPQSFVDADGVGEWWVASDLDEVALGCALPADHVLGVGGASRTLAEILVPITVDRALDLGTGCGIQALLVSRRAGTVVATDVSERALAYAAFNAQLNGVRNIEFRHGSMFEPVAGEAFDLVVSNPPFVITPRASGVPNYEYRDGGLVGDALVERFVREVPAHLAPGGIAQLLGNWESRAEGASRTIDASAGAASGLNRVATWVADDLDAWVVEREELSPLAYAELWIRDGGMLPRDPGFVTLLTAWLDDFAERGVTAVGFGYILLRRPTATDAAPLRRFEHVAQPVSGVGRALRDGLAAHDLLASGIPFVLHVAADVTEARHHLPGEDDPSVIELRQGGGFARTVPVDPALAAFVGACDGELTVSQIAAALAELFDVPLPELWADLEPRIRTLMLDGILVPAS
- a CDS encoding DUF6049 family protein — protein: MTATIPRSGLRTRAQRLLSRLAAVLVVGGIVFGGTPAVAATEEDETADAATAQMHLNAGTTVTAGAPLLATVTLETPAGTTLSAGSIRLEISRTPLADGAALDAWLDEGSTDARLDAVADQPTAAVAEGSTSSSSIVVSTADLGLSAPGVYPVRATLTGSTADGEGDPMPAELTATTVVTVPPAAAPAVAVMVPITATPEDGSLLTADEVAELTEPEGALTQQLDAVSGTSAVIAVDPAIAASVRRLGTRAPASAVDWLARLEALPNETFTLLFADADATVQAQTGRPALLEPGDLTALLDPADFASASPTPTPSPSATPGTDADDPALPDAAELTAIRGADPGILWPTADVTDGDLAAFGAYLGDQVATVLPSTSVDGYAGGHAAVGARELLVTDARASARLSAAVEETEDAVRDRDLAAAAGHLFFASGSGAPVLVGLDRSETRTAEALRAALTSIATPGAGLAAVRSAAPAAVTLTGEPDAERQAALTALLEDEQKLVPFSSVLEEPELMLVPERIRILRLTGVGPTDEELAVALQTHRESTRATLGAVSIQKPSAIQLFTAAAPLPVWVRNDLPWPVRVTLTTQPSDPRLKVQRTTEVKALAASNTRVTVPVEARVASGELRVEFRLHSPTGVPIDVPQSARVTLRADWEGIGLVVLGGIIVVLLGLGVLRTVLRKRREARQAEEPAPGNPPGT